From Sporosarcina sp. Te-1, the proteins below share one genomic window:
- a CDS encoding site-specific integrase yields the protein MEVYKRVMVIVLLRTGLRSGELLGLMWEDIDFRKKTLTVARQRSITGLGPPKTSSSYRTIYLDDITIETLRNYKDWQEENKKENPNYINTDYVMVDETGKEFYYSQPQYLMKMLLKKAGLPPRKSTHLLRHTHAVLLLEAGVDIKTVSRRLGHKNIQTTANVYLHISEDHERNSMRKFEDYLEI from the coding sequence GTGGAAGTTTATAAACGGGTCATGGTGATCGTGTTGCTGCGTACCGGTTTACGAAGTGGTGAATTGTTAGGGTTGATGTGGGAAGATATAGACTTTAGAAAGAAGACACTCACAGTTGCCCGACAAAGGTCTATTACAGGTTTGGGGCCACCTAAAACATCAAGCAGTTACCGAACAATATATTTAGATGATATAACCATTGAGACATTAAGAAACTATAAAGACTGGCAAGAAGAAAATAAGAAAGAAAATCCTAATTATATTAATACTGATTATGTTATGGTAGATGAAACAGGTAAAGAATTCTATTACTCTCAACCACAATACTTAATGAAGATGCTCCTCAAAAAAGCTGGACTCCCCCCTCGTAAATCTACTCATTTACTTAGACATACCCATGCGGTATTATTGTTAGAGGCCGGCGTTGACATAAAGACCGTTAGCCGTCGCTTAGGACACAAGAACATTCAAACTACAGCCAATGTATACTTGCATATTTCGGAGGACCATGAAAGAAACTCTATGAGAAAGTTTGAAGATTACTTGGAAATTTAA